The genomic region ACGAGTTCGAGTTCGGCCTCAGTGCCGTGTTGCCCGCGTGGGTGCCGACCCGGACCTCGTCCGAATTCAAGGCGGCCGCAACTGGCATCCGCGAACTCTCCGAGGAACTCATCGAGCGCCGCCGCGAGTCGATGGCCGCCGGGGAGAATCCGGACGCGAAGGACATGCTCTCGCTGCTCCTCCGGGCCGAGTCCAACCCCGCCGTCGACTTCTCCGAGAACCAGATCCGCGACGAGGTCGCCACCTTCCTCATCGCCGGCCACGAGACGACCGCGCTGAGCCTGACCTACGCCCAGAGCCTGCTGGCCTGGCATCCCGAAGCCCGCGAGCGCGTCCGCGAAGAGGCCGAGGCGGTCATCGGCGACGACGAACCGAGACACGAGCACGTCGAGGACCTCGAGTACACCGGCCGGGTCTTCACCGAGGTGCTCCGGCTATACCCCGCCGCCTGGGCCGTGTTCCGGCGTGCATCCCGGGACGTCGACCTCGGCGGCTACCACATTCCGGACGGGGCCGCCGTCATCATGCCCCAGTGGTCGGTCCACCGCGACAAGCGGTACTTCGACGACCCGCACACCTTCGACCCGGACCGCTGGCTCGACCGCTCACCCCAGTCCGTCCCGGCGTACTTCCCGTTCTCCAGCGGCCCCCACGCCTGCATCGGCCGGCAGTTCTCGCTCACGGGTGCGCGACTCGTGCTGGCCCGCATCGCGAAAGAGTTCGCCGTGGACGTCCCCGAGAACGGGCTGGACGACCTGCGAGCGACGCCGACGCTCCGGCCGGGTGGCGGCGTGACCGCGACGGTGTCTGCGCTGGAAGAGGCGAGACCAGTCACCCAGTGAAGAGCAGCAGGAGCGAGACGGCAATCTGGCTCAGACTGCGAACGCGGGTATCAGAATAGCTGACGGATAGCGGGACTATTCGAGCGTCCGAACCGACTCCGCCGTCACGACCTGCTCGGTCAGCGCCCCGAGGGTCGTCTCCAGCT from Haloarchaeobius sp. HME9146 harbors:
- a CDS encoding cytochrome P450; amino-acid sequence: MSQSLPKPPDAGVINAARFGTDTFRFIEGMQARFPDIVGIPIPGRPPIVQVTNPDLIHDALSRPDEFSRVPAQKPASLIAEQGLVQSEGDLWRQQRTLMSNAFAGDQVRAYADTVGERVEALCGEWRDRLASTDEDSFETNLHFDMTALTVRVASEILLGEDIGLQRAEQFSEWMQVAGDEFEFGLSAVLPAWVPTRTSSEFKAAATGIRELSEELIERRRESMAAGENPDAKDMLSLLLRAESNPAVDFSENQIRDEVATFLIAGHETTALSLTYAQSLLAWHPEARERVREEAEAVIGDDEPRHEHVEDLEYTGRVFTEVLRLYPAAWAVFRRASRDVDLGGYHIPDGAAVIMPQWSVHRDKRYFDDPHTFDPDRWLDRSPQSVPAYFPFSSGPHACIGRQFSLTGARLVLARIAKEFAVDVPENGLDDLRATPTLRPGGGVTATVSALEEARPVTQ